In Candidatus Bathyarchaeota archaeon, one DNA window encodes the following:
- the tsaA gene encoding tRNA (N6-threonylcarbamoyladenosine(37)-N6)-methyltransferase TrmO: MRRKATVKFVGLVEKAEGESAYIRIYPEYEAALKGLDEYSHLIILYWMHLRDTFEDRRTLTVKPGRHRGAPEMGVFGTRSPSRPNPIGLCVARLERLEGATLKVRDLDAYEGTPIIDIKPYIPRADRRFVVKTPKWVRYGPKT, encoded by the coding sequence GTGAGGCGGAAGGCCACCGTAAAGTTTGTAGGCCTAGTCGAGAAAGCTGAGGGGGAATCCGCCTACATAAGGATATATCCGGAGTACGAAGCCGCCCTGAAGGGCTTGGACGAGTACTCGCACCTCATAATCCTCTACTGGATGCACCTCCGCGACACCTTTGAGGATCGGAGAACGCTCACAGTCAAGCCTGGAAGGCATAGGGGAGCCCCGGAGATGGGCGTGTTCGGAACCCGAAGCCCTTCGAGGCCCAACCCGATAGGCTTATGCGTGGCCAGGCTTGAACGCCTGGAGGGAGCAACCCTGAAGGTCAGGGATCTAGACGCCTACGAGGGAACCCCCATAATAGATATAAAACCCTACATTCCAAGGGCGGATCGTAGATTCGTCGTTAAGACGCCTAAATGGGTGAGATACGGTCCGAAGACTTGA
- a CDS encoding dodecin domain-containing protein, whose product MTVVKVIEVIGSSPDGWVEAVQHALEEAAKTVRNINGIRVKSCTAKVENNKIVEYRAVVKIAFVVER is encoded by the coding sequence ATGACGGTGGTTAAGGTTATAGAGGTAATAGGCTCCTCGCCCGACGGCTGGGTGGAAGCGGTACAACATGCCCTAGAAGAAGCCGCCAAAACTGTTAGGAACATAAATGGTATACGTGTGAAAAGCTGTACTGCAAAAGTAGAGAATAATAAAATCGTGGAGTATAGGGCAGTGGTCAAGATAGCCTTCGTGGTCGAGCGATAA
- a CDS encoding Lrp/AsnC ligand binding domain-containing protein: MAGEITAIINIFVETEWMEKVTEAVASLPETVDVYEVTGEFDLVAVARASDIMEFRRFIKDKVMKIKGIKSTVTSIILYTHKKDGKLVSE; this comes from the coding sequence ATGGCCGGCGAGATAACCGCCATAATAAACATATTCGTGGAGACCGAGTGGATGGAGAAGGTTACGGAGGCGGTGGCCAGCCTACCTGAGACGGTCGACGTATACGAGGTTACAGGGGAGTTCGACCTGGTTGCCGTGGCGAGGGCCAGCGACATAATGGAGTTCAGGAGGTTCATAAAGGACAAGGTGATGAAGATCAAGGGGATTAAAAGCACAGTAACCTCAATAATACTCTACACGCATAAGAAGGATGGGAAGCTGGTCTCTGAATGA
- a CDS encoding DUF4332 domain-containing protein, whose amino-acid sequence MVKIERIEGIGSVYATKLIEAGVKTTEALLNAGATRKGRKELAEKTGIPEKLILEWVNHSDLFRIKGVGEEYSDLLEEAGVDTVVELSKRDPENLHTKLLEVNKAKKLVRRPPTLKEVKSWIEQAKKLPRKIEY is encoded by the coding sequence ATGGTGAAAATAGAGAGAATTGAGGGAATCGGATCGGTATACGCGACGAAGCTTATTGAAGCAGGAGTTAAGACGACGGAAGCCCTGCTTAATGCAGGTGCGACGAGAAAGGGAAGAAAAGAACTTGCTGAAAAGACAGGAATCCCTGAGAAACTAATTCTCGAATGGGTGAATCATTCAGACCTTTTCAGAATTAAGGGAGTAGGAGAAGAGTATTCAGACTTACTGGAAGAGGCTGGGGTAGACACCGTAGTTGAATTGTCTAAGAGGGACCCAGAGAACCTTCACACCAAGCTGCTCGAAGTTAATAAGGCGAAAAAACTCGTGAGAAGACCACCGACATTAAAGGAAGTTAAAAGCTGGATTGAGCAGGCAAAGAAGCTTCCAAGGAAAATAGAATACTAG
- a CDS encoding universal stress protein, with protein MNPIHRGAKILIPISNFIDREKVAKALHAVSTPETHSIVLLHIIEVPSLTSPIDASHFKEEVDKAAEKLERVAEWIRRQGYKAQVKVLVARDVAEGIVEESNIGGYQIILMMKRKVRGGLSKLLHRSVSEKVIRSTKAMVLTFLVEHARKLQI; from the coding sequence ATGAACCCGATCCACAGGGGAGCCAAGATCCTAATACCGATCTCAAACTTCATCGACAGGGAGAAGGTGGCGAAGGCCTTACATGCGGTATCCACCCCTGAAACCCACTCGATAGTGCTGCTCCACATAATAGAGGTCCCCAGCTTAACCTCCCCCATAGACGCGTCGCACTTCAAGGAGGAGGTGGATAAGGCTGCTGAAAAGCTTGAAAGGGTCGCCGAATGGATTAGAAGGCAAGGCTACAAAGCCCAAGTTAAAGTCCTAGTCGCCAGGGACGTGGCGGAGGGGATAGTGGAGGAATCCAACATCGGAGGCTACCAGATCATCCTCATGATGAAACGTAAGGTAAGGGGGGGTTTATCAAAGCTCCTCCACAGGAGCGTGAGCGAGAAGGTCATAAGATCCACGAAGGCGATGGTCCTCACCTTCCTGGTCGAGCATGCGAGGAAACTGCAGATATGA
- a CDS encoding radical SAM protein translates to MGRLIRIPGDVELPLIGCVAFGLIDRGTNLIQVRPISGCNLNCIYCSVDEGPESRSRISSFLVDLDYLIEWFKGLAAFKGSKGIEAHIDGAGEPMLYPWIRELIGALSDVDGVETVSMQSNGTLIRRGWIDELAELGLSRINLSVNALDEDLAKKLSGTPNYDLGKVLNVAEEIAESPVELLLAPVWIPGVNDDEIPKLIEFALKLRSKRKNKGKGRWPLMGIQKYEVHPYGRRVPKVRSPSWGLFYGRLRVWEAKYGLKLRLKPSDFEIVKMQSLPLRFSLGEKIQARLLSLGWMKGQALGAERGRTITVVGVPEGFIEGATVRARIIHNKHNIYVAKVLL, encoded by the coding sequence ATGGGGAGGCTCATCAGGATTCCAGGGGATGTGGAGCTGCCTCTGATTGGATGCGTAGCCTTCGGCCTCATAGATAGGGGTACAAACCTGATCCAGGTCAGGCCTATTTCAGGGTGTAACTTGAACTGTATCTACTGCTCAGTGGATGAGGGACCCGAATCGAGGAGTAGAATCTCAAGCTTCCTGGTGGATCTGGATTATCTTATCGAATGGTTCAAGGGTTTGGCGGCCTTTAAAGGGAGCAAGGGCATTGAAGCTCATATAGATGGAGCCGGTGAGCCCATGCTCTATCCTTGGATTAGGGAGCTCATCGGGGCTTTAAGCGATGTGGATGGAGTTGAAACCGTCTCCATGCAGAGCAATGGAACCCTCATTAGGAGGGGATGGATAGATGAATTGGCTGAGCTTGGATTATCGAGGATAAACCTTTCGGTCAACGCCTTAGACGAGGATCTGGCTAAGAAGCTGAGCGGGACGCCGAACTACGATCTAGGGAAGGTTCTGAACGTCGCGGAGGAGATAGCTGAGAGCCCAGTCGAGCTTCTACTGGCTCCCGTCTGGATACCGGGCGTGAACGATGATGAGATCCCAAAGCTTATCGAGTTCGCTTTAAAGTTGAGGTCTAAGCGTAAGAATAAAGGTAAAGGTAGATGGCCCCTCATGGGCATCCAGAAATACGAGGTCCATCCGTATGGGAGGAGGGTTCCAAAGGTTAGATCGCCGAGTTGGGGGCTCTTCTACGGGAGGCTCCGTGTATGGGAGGCTAAATACGGGTTGAAGCTCAGGCTTAAACCGAGCGACTTCGAAATTGTTAAGATGCAGTCCTTACCCCTCAGGTTCAGTTTAGGGGAGAAGATCCAAGCGAGACTTCTAAGCCTGGGGTGGATGAAGGGGCAGGCGTTGGGCGCCGAGAGGGGAAGGACCATAACGGTGGTGGGGGTGCCGGAGGGCTTCATCGAAGGCGCAACCGTTAGAGCCAGGATAATCCATAATAAACATAATATATACGTTGCAAAGGTGCTCCTGTAG